One Thermicanus aegyptius DSM 12793 DNA segment encodes these proteins:
- the spoIVA gene encoding stage IV sporulation protein A, which translates to MERFDIFRDIAERTGGDIYVGVVGPVRTGKSTFIKRFMEMVVLPHIKNEADRARALDELPQSAQGRTIMTTEPKFIPNQAVAIKVAEGLEVNVRLVDCVGYAISQAKGYEDENGPRMIHTPWFEEPIPFHEAAEIGTRKVIQDHSTLGIVVTTDGTIGEIARENYVEAEEQVVSELKEVGKPFIIVLNSAHPYQPTTEGLRASLEEKYDVPVLSLSAAVMTEGDVLDVLREALYEFPVHEVKVNLPSWVMVLREDHWLRHNFEEAVEETVKDIHRLRDVDRVVDRFTRYDFIEQAALAEMHMGQGIAEIDLSSSDELYDEILMEVVGTEIRGKDHLLELLIDFTHAKREYEHFESAIEMVRATGYGIAPPRIEDLRLEEPEIIRQGARFGVRLKAAAPSIHLVRVDVESEFSPIIGTEKQSEELVRFLMQDFEKDPNSIWNTEIFGRTLYSIVNEGIQAKLVMMPETVRVKMQETLGKIINEGTGGLIAILL; encoded by the coding sequence AAATGGTGGTTCTCCCTCATATTAAGAATGAGGCGGATCGGGCTCGCGCCCTGGATGAGCTCCCCCAAAGCGCCCAGGGAAGAACCATCATGACCACCGAACCCAAGTTTATTCCCAACCAGGCGGTGGCCATAAAGGTGGCCGAGGGATTGGAAGTGAACGTGCGCTTGGTCGATTGTGTGGGATACGCCATCAGCCAGGCGAAGGGATATGAAGATGAGAATGGACCCCGTATGATTCATACGCCTTGGTTCGAAGAGCCCATCCCCTTCCACGAAGCGGCGGAGATCGGTACGAGGAAGGTGATTCAAGATCACTCTACCCTTGGCATCGTGGTGACTACCGATGGAACCATCGGCGAAATTGCCAGGGAGAATTATGTAGAGGCTGAGGAGCAGGTGGTATCTGAACTGAAAGAAGTGGGAAAACCTTTCATCATCGTATTAAACTCCGCCCATCCCTATCAACCGACCACCGAAGGACTTCGGGCCTCCTTGGAAGAGAAATACGATGTTCCTGTCCTCTCGTTAAGCGCCGCGGTGATGACCGAGGGGGATGTGCTGGATGTTCTCCGGGAAGCCTTGTATGAATTTCCGGTTCATGAGGTGAAAGTAAACCTGCCCAGCTGGGTGATGGTTTTGCGGGAAGACCATTGGCTGAGGCACAATTTTGAGGAGGCGGTGGAGGAGACGGTCAAAGATATTCATCGTCTTCGTGATGTGGACCGGGTGGTGGATCGTTTCACCCGGTACGACTTCATCGAACAGGCGGCCTTAGCCGAGATGCATATGGGCCAAGGGATCGCAGAGATTGATCTTTCCAGCTCCGATGAACTCTATGACGAGATTCTCATGGAAGTGGTAGGGACGGAGATTCGGGGAAAGGACCACCTGCTGGAGCTTTTGATCGATTTCACCCATGCGAAGCGAGAATATGAGCATTTTGAAAGCGCCATTGAAATGGTACGGGCTACCGGCTACGGCATCGCTCCCCCCCGAATCGAGGATTTAAGGCTGGAGGAGCCGGAGATTATCCGCCAAGGAGCCCGCTTTGGGGTGAGGCTGAAAGCGGCGGCTCCCTCCATCCACCTCGTCCGGGTGGATGTGGAGTCGGAATTTTCCCCCATCATCGGAACAGAAAAGCAGAGTGAGGAATTGGTCCGCTTCCTCATGCAGGACTTCGAAAAGGATCCCAACTCCATCTGGAACACGGAGATTTTCGGCAGAACCCTCTACTCCATCGTAAATGAAGGGATTCAGGCCAAACTGGTCATGATGCCGGAGACCGTTCGCGTCAAGATGCAAGAGACCCTCGGGAAAATTATTAACGAAGGGACGGGCGGGTTGATCGCGATCCTGTTATGA
- a CDS encoding HU family DNA-binding protein, which yields MNKTELVAKVAEATELSKKDAQKAVEAVFDAITEALKAGDKVQLVGFGNFEIRERSARKGRNPQTGEEIQIAASKVPAFKPGKALRDSVTQ from the coding sequence ATGAACAAGACGGAATTAGTCGCAAAGGTAGCCGAAGCCACGGAGCTCTCCAAAAAGGATGCCCAGAAAGCGGTGGAGGCGGTTTTCGATGCCATTACCGAAGCGTTGAAGGCCGGAGATAAGGTGCAATTAGTTGGATTTGGGAATTTTGAAATTCGGGAGCGTTCTGCGCGCAAGGGTCGCAATCCTCAAACCGGTGAGGAGATCCAGATTGCAGCCAGCAAGGTGCCTGCCTTTAAACCGGGCAAAGCGCTTCGTGATTCGGTTACTCAGTAG
- the folE gene encoding GTP cyclohydrolase I FolE, which translates to MGVDHEKIKKAVTMILEAIGEDPEREGLKETPARVARMYEEVFAGLHADPKEHFSAIFSEDHEELVLVKDIPFYSMCEHHLVPFFGKAHVGYIPKDGKVVGLSKLARAVETVAKRPQLQERLTSIVADSIMERLNPYGVIVVVEAEHMCMTMRGVKKPGSKTVTSAVRGIFATNAMARSEVLSLINRN; encoded by the coding sequence ATGGGAGTAGATCATGAGAAGATAAAGAAAGCGGTCACCATGATTTTGGAGGCGATCGGAGAGGACCCGGAGAGGGAGGGGCTGAAGGAAACGCCGGCCCGGGTAGCCCGCATGTATGAGGAGGTCTTTGCCGGTCTTCATGCGGACCCGAAGGAACATTTCTCCGCGATTTTTAGCGAGGATCACGAAGAATTGGTCCTGGTGAAAGATATCCCTTTTTATTCCATGTGTGAGCATCATCTCGTTCCCTTCTTTGGGAAGGCTCACGTCGGGTATATTCCTAAAGATGGAAAAGTGGTCGGTTTAAGCAAATTGGCCCGAGCGGTGGAGACGGTAGCCAAACGCCCCCAGCTCCAGGAACGCTTAACCTCCATCGTGGCCGACTCGATCATGGAGCGGTTGAATCCTTATGGGGTGATTGTGGTGGTGGAGGCGGAGCATATGTGCATGACCATGAGAGGGGTAAAGAAGCCGGGCTCCAAAACGGTTACTTCCGCCGTGCGGGGGATCTTTGCCACCAATGCCATGGCAAGATCGGAGGTATTAAGTTTAATCAACCGAAACTGA
- the mtrB gene encoding trp RNA-binding attenuation protein MtrB: MEQSDWSLVNGSVKEYVVIHAKENGVHVIGLTRGESTKFHHTEKLDKNEVMIAQFTEHTSAMKIRGKAVIYTAVGVIDTTKE, encoded by the coding sequence ATGGAACAAAGTGACTGGTCCCTGGTGAACGGCAGCGTGAAGGAGTACGTGGTGATCCACGCCAAGGAGAATGGCGTCCATGTGATCGGACTGACCCGAGGTGAGAGCACCAAGTTCCACCACACCGAGAAACTGGACAAAAACGAGGTGATGATCGCCCAATTTACGGAACACACCTCGGCCATGAAGATACGCGGGAAGGCGGTCATTTACACCGCGGTGGGAGTGATCGATACCACGAAAGAGTAA
- a CDS encoding MFS transporter, whose translation MRFAQLHPTIRIRIISLFMTKLVSAMVLPFMGVYFAERLSPFLAGILLFISLLAGIASSFYGGYVADAVGRKRTLAVAEIMQGIAFAGMAFANSAWFTSPWVTYAALLIQSVSVGFMMPASDAMLVDVSTKENRRWMYSINYWSLNLSTAVGSLTGGLFFVTNHFHLFLAMVLVSILNLLLLLLFIHDTYQPAPSPKKDPNPFKKMAMNYAVVARDRTFALYWLAGLLVLSLSFQIPNYITIRLQEEFTPLSLHFFGHPLTLDGVFVGGGIRTLNTILIVAGAFAAAWMVKRMSNRIALFVGVFLNVLGHALLGFVNDLALLAFSVVLLSLGELIYVPVKQSILAEIAPDNLRSSYMALNGMVFQGARLSGALGITVGAFLPPGVMSTLFLLAGFSGLFLFQRVLDRLTPAPSAHAEKGRG comes from the coding sequence ATGCGCTTTGCCCAACTTCATCCCACGATTCGAATTCGGATCATCAGCCTCTTCATGACGAAACTGGTGAGTGCCATGGTTCTCCCTTTTATGGGGGTTTATTTCGCCGAAAGACTTAGCCCCTTTCTGGCGGGAATTTTGTTGTTTATCAGCTTATTGGCGGGCATCGCCTCCAGTTTTTACGGCGGGTATGTCGCCGATGCGGTGGGCAGGAAAAGAACTTTGGCGGTGGCGGAGATCATGCAGGGAATCGCCTTTGCCGGGATGGCCTTTGCCAACTCCGCCTGGTTTACATCTCCCTGGGTCACCTATGCCGCCCTGCTCATTCAAAGCGTAAGCGTAGGTTTCATGATGCCTGCTTCCGATGCCATGCTGGTTGATGTGAGCACGAAGGAGAATCGAAGATGGATGTACAGCATCAACTATTGGTCTCTCAATCTCTCAACCGCCGTCGGTTCTCTTACGGGGGGCCTCTTTTTCGTCACCAACCACTTTCACCTGTTTCTGGCGATGGTTCTGGTCTCCATCCTCAATCTCCTTCTCCTGCTCCTTTTCATTCACGACACGTATCAACCGGCTCCTTCCCCAAAGAAAGATCCGAATCCCTTTAAAAAAATGGCGATGAATTATGCGGTGGTTGCCCGGGATCGGACATTTGCCCTCTACTGGTTGGCCGGTTTGCTGGTTCTCTCCCTCTCGTTTCAAATCCCCAACTACATCACGATACGTTTACAGGAAGAATTTACTCCCCTATCCCTTCACTTCTTCGGCCATCCCCTCACCCTGGACGGGGTTTTTGTGGGAGGAGGAATTCGCACCCTGAATACGATTTTGATCGTCGCGGGGGCTTTCGCCGCAGCCTGGATGGTGAAGAGGATGTCGAACCGGATCGCCCTTTTCGTTGGTGTTTTTCTCAATGTTCTCGGGCATGCCCTCCTCGGCTTTGTGAACGATCTTGCCCTCCTTGCCTTTTCCGTGGTCCTCTTATCCCTGGGAGAGCTGATCTATGTGCCTGTGAAACAATCGATCCTGGCGGAGATTGCGCCGGATAACTTGCGAAGTTCTTACATGGCTCTCAATGGGATGGTCTTCCAGGGGGCCAGGCTTTCAGGGGCGCTGGGCATCACCGTGGGGGCCTTCCTTCCTCCCGGCGTGATGTCCACCCTCTTCTTGCTCGCCGGGTTTTCCGGATTATTTCTTTTTCAGCGGGTATTGGATCGCCTGACACCCGCCCCATCCGCTCACGCGGAGAAAGGCAGGGGCTAA
- a CDS encoding heptaprenyl diphosphate synthase component 1: protein MGFNIDEEVEKIITEIKKQSKEKYLSPQIDYPEIPRWKLTLLYLLLRAQGIRSPEIEVACTATMLVQLGLDIHEEVTNGEEIAPHKIRNRQLQILAGDYFSSRYFLLLSRHGMIEKIRELAVSVKGINQQKVLLYEWKQGVPEGEFDRWLEIKTRVESGLLLAQVKEESSPWSRLIVLITRLALIREHTRLLEKFPLCVRRYHQGLNEVKKLLRSEPFHAVRDELFQLVSSLESSHLPTLAAEEM from the coding sequence ATGGGATTTAACATCGATGAAGAAGTAGAGAAAATTATAACGGAGATTAAGAAGCAATCGAAGGAGAAATACCTCTCTCCTCAGATTGACTACCCGGAGATCCCCAGGTGGAAGCTTACACTTCTCTACCTGCTTCTTAGGGCCCAGGGCATTCGGTCTCCGGAGATTGAGGTGGCTTGTACCGCCACCATGTTGGTTCAGTTGGGATTGGACATCCATGAAGAGGTGACGAATGGGGAAGAGATCGCTCCTCATAAGATCCGAAATCGGCAGCTTCAGATTCTGGCAGGCGATTATTTCAGCAGCCGGTATTTCCTCCTACTTTCCCGCCACGGAATGATCGAGAAGATCAGGGAACTGGCCGTTTCGGTCAAAGGGATTAACCAACAGAAGGTTCTCCTCTATGAATGGAAGCAAGGCGTGCCGGAGGGAGAGTTTGACCGCTGGTTGGAGATTAAGACCCGGGTTGAGTCGGGACTTCTTCTTGCCCAGGTAAAGGAGGAGAGTTCCCCTTGGTCCCGCCTCATCGTACTGATCACCCGCCTGGCCCTCATCCGGGAACATACCCGCCTCTTAGAAAAGTTTCCCTTATGTGTCCGTCGTTATCATCAGGGGTTAAATGAGGTGAAGAAACTCCTGAGAAGCGAACCTTTTCATGCGGTGCGGGATGAACTTTTCCAGCTTGTTTCTTCGCTGGAGAGTTCACATCTTCCTACTCTAGCTGCGGAGGAAATGTAA
- a CDS encoding demethylmenaquinone methyltransferase — protein sequence MAEIQGKEKEQYVHHVFETIAERYDLMNTLLSFGVHKYWRNVTMKKMGVKEGDTALDVACGTGDWTIALAKKTKNPEGIYGLDFSRQMLKVAGRKLNREGLGKVNLVYGSALELPFQENRFDYATIGFALRNVPDIGRALQEMLRVVKPGGKIVSLELSKPVWPLFRMVYFFYFNHILPFLGKIFTNRYEQYKWLPQSLASFPNHRELEEIFYQAGCEKVETYLLTGGIAAIHIGTKKSV from the coding sequence ATGGCGGAGATCCAGGGCAAAGAGAAGGAACAGTATGTACACCATGTCTTTGAGACGATTGCGGAACGGTATGATTTGATGAACACCCTCCTCTCGTTCGGGGTGCATAAGTATTGGCGAAATGTCACCATGAAGAAGATGGGTGTAAAAGAGGGGGATACGGCCCTCGATGTGGCCTGCGGCACAGGGGATTGGACGATCGCCCTGGCGAAGAAAACGAAGAACCCGGAGGGGATATACGGCCTCGATTTTAGCCGCCAGATGTTAAAGGTAGCCGGCAGGAAGCTGAATCGGGAGGGATTGGGAAAGGTTAATCTGGTCTATGGAAGCGCTCTTGAACTTCCGTTCCAGGAGAACCGGTTTGATTACGCTACCATCGGCTTTGCCCTCCGAAATGTACCGGATATTGGACGCGCCTTGCAAGAGATGCTCAGGGTGGTTAAACCAGGCGGGAAGATTGTCTCGCTGGAATTATCCAAGCCGGTATGGCCGCTCTTTCGCATGGTTTATTTCTTCTATTTTAACCATATATTACCTTTTTTAGGAAAAATTTTTACAAACCGCTATGAACAGTATAAATGGCTCCCGCAATCCTTGGCCTCTTTCCCAAACCACCGGGAGTTGGAGGAGATCTTTTATCAGGCGGGGTGCGAAAAGGTGGAGACCTATCTGCTTACAGGGGGTATCGCCGCCATCCACATCGGAACGAAAAAGAGTGTCTGA
- a CDS encoding UbiA-like polyprenyltransferase, translating into MIKFEHTLFALPFAYMGLILGNFYVEGTWPSFHEFIWTTVAMVGARSAAMSLNRVIDRVIDGKNPRTAKRAIPAGLISVAEVWLFIIVSFLLLFIAAFQLNLLAVKLLPLAVFVLVFYSYTKRFTWLSHLVLGVALGFAPLGGWIAATGRADGVALLLFATVALWTAGFDIIYATQDLDFDRKEGLYSIPARFGLLPSLWISRFFHFLSAVGFILILFFAHLHWLYGLGVLVAILLLIYEHAIISPYDMSRTNTAFFTMNGTLSTVVFLFTTLDLWLWFG; encoded by the coding sequence ATGATTAAGTTTGAACATACCCTCTTTGCCCTCCCGTTTGCGTATATGGGACTTATCCTGGGAAATTTTTATGTGGAGGGAACCTGGCCTTCATTCCATGAATTCATCTGGACCACCGTCGCCATGGTCGGGGCGAGAAGTGCCGCCATGTCCCTGAACCGGGTGATCGACCGGGTCATCGACGGGAAGAATCCGCGGACGGCTAAAAGGGCGATCCCCGCAGGGCTCATTTCCGTGGCGGAGGTTTGGCTTTTCATCATCGTTTCCTTTCTTCTTCTCTTTATAGCCGCGTTTCAATTAAATCTCCTTGCGGTGAAACTCCTTCCCCTGGCCGTCTTTGTTCTCGTTTTTTATTCCTATACGAAGCGCTTCACCTGGCTTTCGCATCTGGTGTTGGGGGTCGCTCTGGGCTTTGCCCCCCTGGGCGGGTGGATCGCCGCAACCGGGAGAGCGGATGGGGTGGCGCTTCTCCTCTTTGCCACGGTCGCCCTTTGGACGGCCGGTTTCGACATCATTTATGCGACGCAAGACCTTGATTTTGACCGGAAGGAGGGGCTTTATTCCATTCCCGCCCGATTCGGTCTCCTTCCTTCCCTCTGGATTTCCCGCTTTTTTCATTTCTTATCCGCGGTAGGCTTCATTCTGATCCTCTTTTTTGCCCACCTTCATTGGCTTTATGGTCTTGGGGTTTTGGTAGCCATTCTCCTCCTCATCTATGAACACGCCATCATCTCGCCCTACGATATGAGCCGAACCAACACCGCTTTCTTTACCATGAACGGGACCTTGAGCACCGTCGTCTTCCTCTTTACCACTTTAGATCTTTGGCTGTGGTTCGGATGA
- a CDS encoding UbiX family flavin prenyltransferase has translation MRRKRFVVGITGASGAVYGVRMAEVLLRLGAEIHLVVTDAGWLVLKEEKAIPGRTEWLEALKGIGGEDRIHFHGVKELTAPIASGSFPIDGMIVIPCSMGTLSGIAQGASGNLLERAADVMLKEGRPLILVPRETPLHAIHLRNMLTLAEMGVRILPAMPAFYHQPQRIEDLVDFVVGKALDALHIPDHQLYKRWREQDAADREN, from the coding sequence ATGAGGAGGAAGCGGTTTGTTGTGGGAATAACCGGCGCGAGCGGCGCCGTCTATGGGGTGAGGATGGCGGAGGTTCTACTCCGTCTCGGTGCAGAGATCCATTTGGTGGTTACCGATGCGGGGTGGTTGGTCTTAAAAGAGGAGAAAGCGATCCCGGGTCGGACCGAATGGCTTGAAGCCCTGAAAGGGATCGGAGGGGAGGACCGCATCCATTTCCATGGAGTGAAGGAGTTAACCGCCCCCATCGCCAGCGGCAGTTTTCCCATTGACGGAATGATCGTCATTCCTTGCTCCATGGGAACCCTCTCCGGCATTGCCCAGGGGGCAAGCGGCAATCTCTTAGAAAGGGCGGCCGATGTGATGCTGAAGGAAGGAAGGCCCCTGATCCTCGTTCCCAGGGAGACGCCCCTTCATGCCATCCACCTTCGCAATATGTTAACCCTGGCAGAGATGGGCGTCCGCATTCTCCCTGCCATGCCCGCCTTTTACCATCAGCCGCAGAGGATCGAGGATCTGGTTGATTTCGTGGTTGGAAAAGCTTTGGATGCGCTACACATCCCGGATCATCAACTTTACAAACGTTGGAGGGAACAAGATGCTGCGGATCGGGAAAATTGA
- a CDS encoding menaquinone biosynthetic enzyme MqnA/MqnD family protein → MLRIGKIDYTNTLPVFHYFHVEDFAGEVTMIPQVPAVLNRAMREGKVDLGPISSFAYGENYGKYLLLPDLSVSALGPVGSIFLFTKAPLESYGRMRVALTSTSATSVNLLKILFHFFLRTEVEYETMEPELEEMLVDHDGALLIGDDALRAGWGSHPYQVYDLGDLWHRFTGKWMTFAVWAVREEAYLENPSLLERVYGAFLASKERSRREIDPIIRTAQERAGGSEEAWRRYFAGLSHELEAPQLDGLSTYYDFAVQLGLLPVQPEMRLVSHLSYHR, encoded by the coding sequence ATGCTGCGGATCGGGAAAATTGATTATACCAACACGTTGCCTGTTTTTCATTACTTTCATGTCGAAGATTTTGCCGGCGAGGTGACCATGATCCCCCAGGTGCCCGCCGTACTAAACCGGGCGATGCGGGAAGGAAAGGTGGATCTTGGCCCCATTTCCTCCTTTGCTTATGGGGAAAATTATGGGAAATATCTCCTCTTGCCCGATTTATCCGTAAGCGCCTTGGGACCGGTTGGCTCCATCTTTCTCTTTACAAAAGCCCCCCTGGAGAGCTATGGGAGGATGAGGGTCGCCTTAACCAGCACCTCGGCCACATCGGTCAATCTCCTAAAAATTCTTTTTCATTTTTTTCTCCGTACCGAGGTGGAGTACGAGACGATGGAACCTGAGCTGGAAGAGATGTTGGTGGATCATGACGGGGCTCTTCTCATCGGGGATGATGCGCTCCGGGCCGGTTGGGGGAGCCACCCTTATCAGGTCTATGATCTGGGAGATCTCTGGCACCGCTTTACGGGGAAGTGGATGACGTTTGCCGTTTGGGCGGTGCGGGAAGAGGCTTATCTGGAAAATCCCTCTCTCCTCGAAAGGGTTTATGGGGCTTTCCTCGCGAGCAAGGAACGATCCCGTCGGGAGATTGACCCCATCATTCGAACCGCCCAGGAGCGGGCGGGAGGAAGCGAGGAGGCGTGGCGGCGCTATTTCGCCGGACTGTCCCACGAACTGGAGGCGCCTCAATTGGATGGACTCAGCACTTATTATGATTTTGCGGTCCAACTGGGCCTCCTCCCGGTTCAACCCGAGATGCGCCTGGTTTCCCATTTAAGTTACCATCGCTAA
- a CDS encoding polyprenyl synthetase family protein — protein MTISDLYRSLAAELNEVEDGLEESIDLEIPLLYETSTHLLKAGGKRIRPLFVLVSGQFGDFRKEELITVAITLELIHMATLVHDDVIDDAATRRGRETVKAKWDNKIAVYTGDYIFAKALMRITEIPDERVQKILSHAIMEMSIGEIEQLHDFYRIQVGLRHYLRRIKRKTALLISISAALGGLVSGAPQDVVHLLRRFGYYVGMAFQITDDILDFVGTEAELGKPAGSDIRQGNITLPTIYSLKSSPERERLSHWIEAQELEERMADILTLIREGGGIEYSRNLAKRYLEKARGVLEKLPSIPAREGLHAIADFIEKRKY, from the coding sequence ATGACGATTTCCGATCTCTATCGTTCTTTGGCAGCAGAATTAAATGAGGTGGAGGATGGGTTGGAGGAATCGATCGATCTGGAGATTCCCTTGCTCTATGAGACTTCCACCCATCTTTTGAAGGCGGGAGGGAAAAGAATCCGTCCCCTCTTCGTCTTGGTTTCCGGCCAGTTCGGGGATTTCCGGAAGGAAGAGTTGATCACCGTCGCCATTACGTTGGAGCTGATTCACATGGCCACCCTGGTCCACGATGACGTGATTGATGATGCGGCGACCCGCCGGGGAAGGGAAACGGTGAAGGCGAAGTGGGATAATAAAATTGCGGTTTATACCGGCGATTATATCTTTGCCAAGGCGCTGATGCGCATCACGGAGATTCCCGATGAGCGGGTACAGAAGATCCTCTCCCACGCCATCATGGAAATGAGCATCGGCGAGATCGAACAGCTTCATGATTTCTATCGGATCCAGGTGGGTCTTCGCCACTACCTGCGCCGGATCAAACGGAAAACCGCCCTTCTCATCTCCATCAGCGCCGCGTTGGGCGGACTGGTTAGCGGAGCTCCCCAGGATGTGGTCCATCTTTTGCGGAGGTTCGGTTATTATGTGGGGATGGCTTTTCAGATTACCGACGATATCCTCGATTTTGTCGGAACGGAAGCGGAGTTGGGGAAACCGGCCGGCAGCGACATCCGGCAGGGGAACATTACCCTTCCCACGATCTATTCCCTAAAATCCTCTCCGGAGAGGGAGCGTCTTTCCCATTGGATTGAGGCTCAGGAACTGGAAGAGAGAATGGCGGATATCCTGACGCTGATCCGGGAAGGCGGAGGGATTGAATACAGCCGTAATCTGGCCAAACGCTACCTGGAAAAGGCAAGGGGAGTCCTGGAAAAACTCCCTTCGATTCCGGCCAGGGAAGGACTTCATGCCATCGCCGATTTTATTGAAAAGCGGAAGTACTAA
- the ndk gene encoding nucleoside-diphosphate kinase, translating to MERTFVMIKPDGVQRGLIGEILSRFERKGFKLVAAKFFQVPASLAERHYGEHKEKPFFPELVRFITSSPVFAFVLEGKDVVRVVREMMGKTNPADALPGTIRGDYGLSIGMNIIHGSDSPESAAREISLWFKEEELTSYEKDLEKWI from the coding sequence ATGGAACGCACCTTTGTGATGATTAAGCCCGATGGAGTTCAACGGGGACTCATCGGCGAGATCTTGTCCCGTTTCGAACGAAAGGGATTTAAATTGGTGGCCGCGAAGTTTTTCCAAGTTCCCGCATCCCTCGCGGAGAGACATTATGGAGAACATAAAGAAAAGCCTTTCTTCCCGGAATTGGTTCGATTTATTACGTCCAGCCCTGTTTTCGCCTTTGTTTTAGAGGGAAAAGATGTGGTGCGCGTGGTGCGGGAAATGATGGGAAAGACCAATCCTGCCGACGCCCTGCCGGGCACCATCCGCGGGGATTATGGGTTAAGCATCGGCATGAACATCATCCACGGATCCGATTCGCCGGAGAGCGCAGCCCGGGAGATCTCCCTCTGGTTTAAGGAGGAAGAACTTACCTCTTATGAGAAGGACCTGGAGAAGTGGATCTAA
- a CDS encoding CheR family methyltransferase yields the protein MALEPHLQRERDDDYKLFITQIRRRFHVDLFQYKEAQMKRRLTTLRERRGYSTFQDYFEALVRNPELAEEFLNRITINVSEFFRNKERWKDLERSILPRIFRENKAPRFWSAACSTGEEPYSLALLLTRFQAGRDGVILATDIDEVALAKAKEGIYEERTLKEIDPNLLSRYFQKEGGSYRVAPEIRRMVTFQKHDLLVDSYPNGFDLILCRNVMIYFTDEAKETMIEKFSRSLKTGGFLFVGSTEQIFNPGKFSMEMASPFIYRKI from the coding sequence ATGGCTTTAGAACCTCATTTGCAGAGAGAACGCGATGACGACTATAAATTATTCATCACCCAAATTCGTCGGCGGTTTCATGTCGACCTTTTCCAATATAAAGAGGCACAGATGAAACGGCGCCTTACGACGCTCCGGGAGAGGAGGGGATATTCCACCTTCCAGGATTACTTTGAAGCTTTGGTTCGAAACCCGGAATTGGCCGAGGAGTTTCTCAACCGGATCACCATCAATGTGTCGGAATTCTTCCGCAATAAGGAGAGATGGAAAGATCTTGAGAGGAGCATCCTTCCCCGGATCTTTCGTGAGAATAAGGCGCCCCGCTTCTGGAGTGCCGCCTGCTCAACCGGGGAGGAGCCTTATTCCCTCGCTCTGCTCCTTACCCGTTTTCAAGCGGGCAGAGATGGAGTGATCCTAGCCACGGATATTGACGAGGTCGCTTTGGCCAAGGCGAAGGAGGGGATTTATGAAGAGAGAACGCTTAAGGAGATCGACCCCAATCTTCTTTCCCGCTATTTTCAAAAAGAAGGGGGATCGTATCGGGTTGCGCCCGAAATTCGCCGCATGGTTACTTTCCAGAAGCATGACCTGTTGGTCGATTCCTATCCCAACGGATTTGATTTGATCCTTTGCCGGAATGTGATGATCTATTTTACCGATGAAGCGAAAGAGACCATGATCGAAAAATTTAGCCGTTCCTTAAAAACCGGTGGCTTCCTTTTCGTAGGCAGCACCGAGCAGATTTTTAATCCGGGAAAGTTTAGCATGGAGATGGCTTCCCCCTTTATTTATCGAAAGATATAA